In Chaetodon trifascialis isolate fChaTrf1 chromosome 2, fChaTrf1.hap1, whole genome shotgun sequence, one DNA window encodes the following:
- the LOC139345129 gene encoding CCN family member 1-like: protein MALLIYLTVLTTAVITQVTARCPAVCECPQEPLICPPGVSTVPDGCGCCKVCAAQLNQDCSPVRPCDHHKGLECNYGNDVTMAWGICRAKSEGRTCEYSGKIYQNGESFRAGCKHQCTCIDGAVGCAPLCNNKLPPASPSCPYPRLARIPGQCCFSVDCHKGTWRLPPKHQVPPPQQHMTRPQHHPAPHRQENELANKLTDVKSSGWESERGYKHLPVWNNAKEKKCPVQTTDWSQCSRSCGMGVSSRITNKNPQCKLERETRICTIRPCQGLTVPTKIGKKCTPAQKAPEPIRLSYGECVSVRLYRPNYCGVCTDGRCCSPRRTRTVPVTFVCPDGEHFQRSAMFIQSCKCSDDCGHLNDVALPPQHWMYGDTHKFID, encoded by the exons ATGGCACTTCTGATCTACCTGACTGTACTGACAACAGCCGTCATCACACAG gTGACTGCTCGCTGCccagcagtgtgtgagtgcCCCCAAGAGCCCCTGATTTGCCCTCCAGGAGTTAGCACTGTGCCAGATGGATGTGGGTGCTGCAAGGTGTGCGCTGCGCAGCTAAACCAGGACTGCAGCCCTGTGAGGCCTTGTGACCACCACAAAGGGCTGGAGTGTAATTACGGCAATGATGTGACCATGGCCTGGGGCATCTGTcgag CAAAATCAGAGGGACGCACGTGCGAGTACAGCGGCAAGATCTACCAGAATGGCGAGAGCTTCCGTGCCGGCTGTAAACACCAGTGTACCTGCATCGACGGCGCTGTTGGCTGTGCTCCTCTCTGTAACAACAAACTGCCACCAGCCTCTCCATCATGCCCCTACCCACGGCTGGCCAGGATACCCGGGCAGTGCTGCTTTAGCGTGGACTGCCATAAAGGCACGTGGCGGCTCCCACCTAAGCATCag GTgccaccaccacaacaacacaTGACCAGACCTCAGCACCACCCTGCTCCACACCGGCAGGAAAATGAGCTGGCCAACAAGCTTACAGATGTGAAGTCCAGCGGCTGGGAGAGTGAACGTGGCTACAAACACCTGCCTG TGTGGAACAACGCGAAGGAGAAGAAGTGTCCTGTCCAGACCACGGACTGGTCCCAGTGCTCCCGCAGCTGTGGGATGGGTGTGTCTTCTCGTATCACCAACAAGAACCCACAGTGcaagctggagagagagacgagaaTCTGTACCATACGGCCATGCCAGGGCCTAACTGTCCCCACCAAG ATAGGGAAGAAGTGCACCCCAGCCCAGAAAGCTCCGGAGCCCATCCGACTGTCCTACGGAGAGTGTGTGAGCGTCCGTCTCTACCGGCCCAATTACTGCGGTGTGTGTACAGATGGACGGTGCTGCTCACCACGTCGCACACGCACTGTACCCGTGACCTTCGTCTGCCCAGATGGCGAGCATTTCCAGAGGTCAGCCATGTTCATCCAGTCATGTAAATGCAGCGATGACTGCGGCCATCTCAACGACGTGGCCCTCCCTCCACAGCACTGGATGTATGGAGATACACACAAGTTCATAGACTAG